DNA sequence from the Malus domestica chromosome 11, GDT2T_hap1 genome:
CTCTCCTCTACCTTAGTTTGAGTTGGGGATGGTGGAAAAATAAGCAATCCAGACATTGAGTCAATGAAGGTTTAGTTTGGAGtacagaaaagaaagagaaaagaaaaagaaagtccATGACCATGTGCTTAATGCTCTTTGTGTAGGATTCCTACTGTCGGAGGAAAGTGTCTGGATCTACATCTCCTTTTTGTTGAAGTCACATCTCGTGGTGGGCTTGACAAGGTTCGTTcagtttatttttcttcttaatgGTTGTTTATACATGAGACTTTTGAAGCTGAAATTAAACTTATTGCCTGAAAAATGGATCTTAAACTCagttaatcactatttaactAATTAGAATTTTCACGTGTGCCCGGTATAGGCTACACTCATTGTTTTTTGGAAACAAGCTATGCTGAATGGGGGCTGGGGTCTCGGCTGGGTGTAAACTAGGTTGACTTGTAACTATTCGTCTATTAGTTTTCTCAGCTCAGACCATTGTTGGTTTACAGATTTATGAAAGGGTGCAACTTTTTTTCATGGAGCATTCCAAAGTCCCCTCTTTTTATTTTGTGGCTTTTATTTAACTTCAAATTCTCTTCAACTGTCTACAGGTGATTAGAGATCGCAAATGGAAGGAAGTGATTGTGGCCTTCAATTTCCCAACAACAATTACCAGTGCTTCGTTTGTCTTACGGAAGTACTACTTGTCTTTGCTGTATCACTTTGAGCAGGCGTATTATCTCCATAAAGAAGTTTTTAGCATCCCAGTGCTTGGTAATTGAAGACATGGATCTGTGTTGGTTCTGTGTGTTATTTCATTGATTTCATCGATTAGAAAAATATATAGTtttcttgtttctgttttttgcCAGAACCTGTAAGCAAGGACCTTTTCAATGGGTCAGCCACCATGGAGGAAGGTGCGAGTAGAAACCAGTTTCCAGGTCAGGGTACGTTTAACCTCCATCTCGAACCCACAATGTTATGGTTCTAATAGTAATTGCATTCAAACTTTTGACACTAGTTCTAGAAGTAGAATCATATAACTATATGtatattttctcttttaaaCAGTGAGTTTCCAGAAAACCTTTTATTTACAATCATAGAATGTAGCTCCAATTGACAATTCTCAgaagaaattgtatgaaataGTTCGGTAACTTCTTAACGTTGGATAGTTGAATAAAGAAATTTTGAGATATCTTTGGAAAGTTGCAATTAAGAAGATAAACAACACAGGAACTTCCATTAGGAAGTCTGGATGGACCACATTGTAAATTTTATTAGGGAAACCGTCATATAACTTTATGACTTGCTATGAGGGTTTTAATTTCGTCTTTCTAATTCGGTATCATTATTTCCTAGATCCTCTGACCTTATTTATAGCATCTAGTTATTTGATCTGTAAGGTGATGAATTAATTGCAATATGGATCTGTTTTCTCTATCTTATGTACAGAAAGTGCAGAAGTGCAGCTTGGCTCTTCAATCATGGGAACCATTGATGGGAAATTTGACAGTGGATATGTGGTTACTGTCAACTTGGGTTCTGACGAACTGAAAGGTGTCTTGTATCATGCTCCTACAGCTACATACGTTTCTCAGAGCTTTTCGGACATGCCTACTCGACGGAACAGAAAGAGATCCCGGTTGGCATTACGTGATCCCTCTCGGCCCAAGTCAAACAGGAGCGGTTACAATTTCTTCTTCGCTGAGCATTATGCTAGATTAAAGCCTTTGTACTATGGGCAAGAGAGAGCCATCAGCAAGAAAATTGGGTACCTATGGAACAATCTCACAGAGGCTGAGAAACAGGTATAGTTAATTGGTGACTCAATTTTATTTCCGGTCACTCTTATACGTGTGTTCTGGATGATTTTGTGACATGCTTAGGTAGTATCGATCTAAGGTTCGAGGAGAAGCTTCACATGCTTGGATTTTTACTATTTCCATTTCCTTTCGTCGTGATTCTCTACATTTCTAACTTGCGGTATATTGGAAATCTTTGTGAAATCTTCATCATAACACACCATTTCTTCCGTGCAGGTTTATCAGGATAAAGGGACGAAAGACAAGGAGAGATACAGGACTGAAATGCTGGAATATAAGTCTTCCTACAATCCTACACAGCAATAGCCTCCTTGTTCGTTACATAGGCAACTTGTTTCGTAGGCATCATTTTCCTCCTTGTATGCCTTGTTGTAGTAGTAGGCTAGTAGTAGTCGTCGTTGTTGCCTTGCCGGCATTTAACCTCCTTTTcggttttcatttttctttgccaTGGTTACCCCTCAGCGTGCCCCATCTGCGGAAAAGAATTGCGGAAGGGGTGAAAGGAGGGCAGCTCTGTGTAAAATGTGTTGAATTTGCCTTCTTTTCGGATTAGTAGGATTTTACTGCAGtaacaattttttatatttcttgATATTCCAATGTTACAATAGTAATTCCCGGAACTGCAGTCTAAAATTTATGACAATCGGATTAAATAAATCACATAGAAAGCACGGTTAAGATTAAATAGCTGTACagaatgagagatttttcagtatgtcAGGAACATGGTTTGGTATACCGTGTCATAATACTAGTGGTAGGATATTTGAAAATTATGCAATGTTTATAGCACAAGATGTACGCAAATCACTACAACCAAATGCTGCTATTTTCATTGTTACTGAAGGCCATCATAAACTTGGTTGGCATGGAGATACGCTTGCTCTTTCCACTTTGCATAGTAAGTCgtatataaatttcaactccCCATAAAATTCATCTGAATGTGAACTGAATTAACTTGAACAGGCACTACAAGAAAACGAGGCAACATCCACGAAGCAAGCGCGGCTGTTGTTATGTAAGATGGAACTCGTTATAGTAATTGAGTAGATTGGTCGTGTAATCACACATAAgattgatatatttttttttttttgtgattctATTTTTCAATCGAAAGTAGACAAACTTgaatgattttattaatttttttttctaaagagTTGTTCACCACAATTAACACTAAGAGTATATTTAAGAAAGAAATACTCAAATAACGAATAACAACGTTATATTTATGCATAATCCCGTACACTCAGAAAAACCTTGCTTGGGTGCTGAACAATTAGCAGGAACTACTATCATCACAATAAGTTAGTCCAACGTCGATATCATaatcatcataaatatatgtcGTTTTAACATCTATGTGAATCAAACACTAGAGCTTGTAACCTCTTACAATGTACAACTAAGTGAAAATAACTATCATTAAACGAAAGGTAAGTTGATCAACGTAACGAACTTTCTTGACACATTTTCTTCATCAAAGCATTAAGTAAAAAGAGTTTAAGATCATAAGTTATGGATATGACCCAATTCAAAATCCTTGCTCACATTCATAAAATTTAGCTCTTTCTAAACATTTGCCTCCCAAGATTTCCATAAACATGGAGGCCTTTCAAAGGTTTGAAACCGCGtggaaaaaggaaataaattgcAAAATTTGCTCCTGTAATTAATTTCTTGTTTAGAGACTAATGGACTCTGGTCGTGTGTGTGGTGAGTGGTGGTGTGAGGTGTGAAAATTCACATAAAAGAGGATTAAAAGGGATAATTATGACATGCATTAACTTAAATGATGGAGATAAGCACGGATTTTGAAACTAATTAATCCAAGAGTTCCTACTTTGCTAGGCTTCTCGCGCTTTctttcctctcattgatagagtAGGAAATCCTGTTGGGATTTCATtccaaatagaaagaaaaaaaaatcataatatgtTGCGGAATATCTTTTGTACtgagatttttagttgatataTTATTGGTTAAAGATTTAATTACCGATGTTGCAACAACCAAAAAATTGGTGTATAAGGCACATCGAAGTATTGTCAAATTTCATAGAATTACAaggaaaataagaagaaaacaaaCCTAATTTTTGGGATGGAGGAATATTACAAAGAAAAGATTTGTATCCTaaatttttgtgaaatttgaGAGAATTCTGGATGATTGGTCTTGGAGTATCTTcgaaggaaaatcaaaattaaaattaaaattcaagataaaaataagaaaatggaAATTAAAAGGAGGAAATTCAAAAAGCCTTAATCTTTGGGGCAGGTATGGTTAGTGTCGTAAGTGGGGCTCCTAAATAGTCGTAGTGGGATAGAAGAGAGTGGCACACTTCACACTGAACAGTACTACCAAAAGCTGTGTATGGATGGATTCTAATTCCTTGATTGAAGTAGGTTTTATAGTTGAGGAATGCTAAGGGAACTCTCTCCAAACTGAGACTCATTTATCATCGTATAATTTAACGTCAAGGTTTTTtgtcaatattataaaaaatattatgtcaGAAATATGAGATGACAAAGAGTTTATGAAGAGTTTCAGCTGTAAGAGAATTCACTTAGTATTTCTCTTTATGATTTTCAACTTTTCATATTTCTCACT
Encoded proteins:
- the LOC114819449 gene encoding high mobility group B protein 10-like isoform X1; the encoded protein is MSEVPTPKITEKEKTSSSSAAISAHQQQLLSLSANGSSVSSPASAPKAYPSPTAKYEEVVQSSDLFWEKLKEFHDSFRTKFMIPTVGGKCLDLHLLFVEVTSRGGLDKVIRDRKWKEVIVAFNFPTTITSASFVLRKYYLSLLYHFEQAYYLHKEVFSIPVLEPVSKDLFNGSATMEEGASRNQFPGQESAEVQLGSSIMGTIDGKFDSGYVVTVNLGSDELKGVLYHAPTATYVSQSFSDMPTRRNRKRSRLALRDPSRPKSNRSGYNFFFAEHYARLKPLYYGQERAISKKIGYLWNNLTEAEKQVYQDKGTKDKERYRTEMLEYKSSYNPTQQ
- the LOC114819449 gene encoding high mobility group B protein 10-like isoform X2, translated to MSEVPTPKITEKEKTSSSSAAISAHQQQLLSLSANGSSVSSPASAPKAYPSPTAKYEEVVQSSDLFWEKLKEFHDSFRTKFMIPTVGGKCLDLHLLFVEVTSRGGLDKVIRDRKWKEVIVAFNFPTTITSASFVLRKYYLSLLYHFEQAYYLHKEVFSIPVLEPVSKDLFNGSATMEEGASRNQFPESAEVQLGSSIMGTIDGKFDSGYVVTVNLGSDELKGVLYHAPTATYVSQSFSDMPTRRNRKRSRLALRDPSRPKSNRSGYNFFFAEHYARLKPLYYGQERAISKKIGYLWNNLTEAEKQVYQDKGTKDKERYRTEMLEYKSSYNPTQQ